From the Pseudomonas monsensis genome, the window TGGATCCGCGCGCGCAGAAGCTCGCGCGGGTGCTTGCCACTTGTCTGTAAAGTTTCATTCGGGGTTCCAGGGCCGGAACCTCATGCGGTTTTTCGATTCAAACCGACTGTTTATCCGGGCGAAAGAGCTCTGATTTTTCCTTACTTCATTTTGTGGACTTTCAATGTCATCTAAAAAGACCCTCGCCCTGGCCCTGTGCGTTGCAATGACCGGTTGTGCACAGACTCCGAAAAACGATGCAGACGGCGGCAGTTGGTGGCCGTTCGGCTCTTCCGACAAAGTCGCAGCCAAAGAGCCAGCACCTGCTCCAGCCCCGCTGAAACCTGCCGCCACTGCACCGGTGGCCAAGACCGAAAGCAGCAGCCACTGGTACTGGCCGTTCGGCAGCTCCGATGATGCAGCGGCCAAGGCTGAGGTGAAACCTGAAGTAAAACCTGCAGCCAAAACCCCGGTTGCAGTGGCCAAGACCGATGCCAACACCGGCAGCAAGTGGTGGTGGCCGTTCGGCGGCAAGGATCAGTCCACTGCCAAAGTAGTGCCGATGCCTGACCCGAAAGTCACCCAGGCCTGGCTGGATGACTACGAGCCACGCCTACGTGCGGCAATCAAGGACAGCAATCTGCAACTCGAGCGCCGTGACAACGTGCTGGTGGTGATCGCGCCGGTGGAGGGCTCGTTCAACCCGAAGCGTCCGGCCATGTTGCTGCCGGTGACACTCAGCCCGTTCACCAATGTTGCGAAAATTCTCGAAGCTGACCCGAAAACCGCGGTACTGGTGCTCGGTCACAGCGACAACACCGGCGCCGCGCCGGCCAACGTCAAACTCAGCCAGGAGCGCGCCCAGTCCGTGGCGGCGATCTTCCGTCTGAGCGGTTTGCAGCGTGATCGCCTGATGCTGCGCGGCATGGGCGGCGATGCCCCGCGTGCCGCCAACGACAGCGCCGAAGGCCGTGCCCTGAACCGTCGCGTCGAATTGCTGGTGACCCCGCAGAACACCATGGTTGCCCTGCTGAGCAAATACAACATGCCGGCACCGGCACCGACCACGATGATTGCCGCCCAGGACGTCAAGCCTGTAGCCAAGCCAGTAACACCGGCGCCGGCCGCTTCCAAAGCCGCCGTACCTGCAACCAAAAAGGCGCCAGCGAAGAAAGCCGCCGTACCTGCAACCAAAAAGGCGCCAGCGAAGAAAGCCGCCGCCAAGGCTCCGGCGAAAAAAGCGGCGGCCAAGGCTCCGGCGAAAACGCCTGCCAAGAAAACCGCTCCAGCCAAAGCGGCGACCACTGACAAGAAAGTCGCCGCCACCGATACTTCCAAGCAGTGATCCGCTAACGAAAAGGAATGCGCCATGACCCAGGCTCTGGCAGATATGCGTCGTGATTACACCCGGGATGGCTTGACCGAGGCGCAAGCCCCGAACGAGCCGTTTGCGTTGTTTCACCAATGGTTTGCCGACGCGGTGAAAACCGAACAGGCGCCCGTGGAGGCCAACGCCATGACCCTGGCCACGGTCGATACGCACGGACGACCGCATTGCCGCATTCTGCTGCTCAAGGGCCTGGACGAGCAGGGGTTCACCTTTTTCACCAACTACGACAGCGCCAAGGGCCAGCATCTGGCGGCCAATCCGTTTGCCGCCATGACGTTCTTCTGGCCAACCCTTGAGCGTCAGGTGCGCATTGAAGGGCGGGTGGTGAAAGTCACGCCTGAGGAGTCCGATGCGTATTTTCAGGTGCGTCCACTGGGCAGCCGCCTCGGGGCCTGGGCTTCACCGCAGAGCCGGGTGATCAACGGCCGGGGTGAGCTGGAAGAGTTGCTCAAGGCCACCGAACAGCGCTTCAGCGACACCCAGCCGCATTGCCCGGAACATTGGGGCGGTTACCGCTTGCTGCCCGAGCGCATCGAGTTCTGGCAGGGGCGTTCGAGCCGCCTGCACGATCGCCTCAACTACCGCCTGCAGGGCGCCGACTGGATTCTTGAACGTCTGGCACCCTAGGCAGTCTACCGAGCGCAATAGCTTGCCGCAGCGGCCTCCAGCCACTGCGGCAAATCCTTGCGCTTGATATTTTGCGCCTGCGCGTCCGCCAACCGTTCAAGCATGAAGGCGCGTTTACCTTCATCCTTGCCCGCCAGCGACAGTGCCAGGTCGCGATCCATCCAGCGTTTGATGCGCACGTAAAGCCACCAATGGAAGTACAGTCCCGCAACGGTGGTGACGAAAATGATGAAGTAATCCATGAAAATCCTTGGTGTCGGTGGCGCAGAATCGGTAATTTGGCGCTACTGTTGGAAAACCTTGCAGGCGTCTGTACCGCGCCTGAATGAAAGCCAATTTATCCGGGCTGCGCCGTGACAGGCGTCAAGCAGCGGAGTTTAATGAATATATGTTCCTTTGGAGTTGATGCTATGCGTAAGTCTGTTCTGCTGGTTGCTTCCTTTTCCACGATGGCGATGTTGCTTACCGGCTGCCAATCGAGCCTGACCGGTGACTCCTACTCCCGTGACGAAGCGCGTCGTGTACAGACGATTCGCATGGGGACCATCGAATCCTTGCGTCCGGTGAAAATCGAAGGCACCAAGACCCCGATCGGCGGCGCTGCAGGCGCAGTGGTCGGCGGTGTCGGCGGCAGCGCGATCGGCGGCGGTAAAGGCAGCATCGTGGCTGCGGTCATCGGTGCGGTGGCGGGTGGTCTGATCGGTTCGGCCACTGAAGAAGGTCTGACCCGTACCCAGGGCGTGGAAATCACCGTGCGTGAAGACGACGGCAGCATGCGTGCCTATGTGCAGCAGGTTCAGGAGAATGAAGTGTTCCGTGTTGGCGAGCGCGTGCGCATCTCCACCGTTGGCGGGACCAGCCGCGTTTCGCACTAAGCGGAATGTAGGGTAAAGAAAACCCCGATCAGGTGACTGCTCGGGGTTTTCTTTTAAGGTATTTACGCGCTTCCATGACAACCCATCTGAAAATTGTATTTAGAGTCGTAGAAAGCTCGACCGATTAAAGCTTCCAATTGTTTTATCTGCTCTTGGTCGAGGTCATAACCAAAGATTTCGTCTTCGGGATTGACCCAATGCATGATTATTCTGAGCCGCTCAATGTTTCCATCGGGAACGGGGATCTCGAAAGCTAACCGAGCTGTGCGTTTATTAAATGCCTCGACGGTGTGTTTCAGCTTGAAGTTGCCATAAGTCATTCGATGCACACCAACTGAACTATATGAGTTGCGTCCAAGAGCTTTTCTCCCGTCCAGTCCTCCAAAACTTTTATCTGCGCTTCGTCTAAATCAGAGCCATCGAACTCATCTTCAGGGTGTTGCCAGTTCATCAGGGCCTTCAATGCTTCCTCGTGATGCGCCGCGATCTCTACGGTCAGGAGCAAATCCTCAGTCTTTCGATCGAATACCTCTATTACATGCTTCATTTTTCTACTCTCCTTGTGGAATCGGCAGGCTTTGTTTGTTTCCCTGTTTTCGGGTCGTATTCTCCAAGGTGTTTTCCTTGCTTGGTGTACATCTCAACCTTGCCATGCTGAGAGTCCCATTCGTAAATTTTCCCCGATGCATCTTTCCAACGTCTTCGCTTTTTTCCTCCACCGCGAACGGAGGTTTTCAGTGGTGCAGGTTTCACGTCTGGAAAGGCCGGCAGCGAAACAGGGGCGGGGTGGTATTTGAAGTCTTTAGGAACGTTTAAGACTATATAGACCGGCCTGATTCCCGAGCTCGCCGGAAAAACCAGAATAAAATCCCTGTACTCCGGCGGATAAACCGGATTAACCAGAATCCCGTCCGCCGCTTTCGTCGGCGGATAAACCCAGATGTGCGGTGCCTGCGGTGCAGCCTCCAGCGCGGAAATACCGAGGATGTCCGAGCCATCCACAGCAGGCGTCCAGATCAGCTCTACGCCTTCACCCAAGTCAGCAATGAACTGGCTGCCACGCAACTTGAACTGCACGACATCAACCATTTCCCAATCGCGATTCTTGCCGGTGTAGAAGCCGTAGCCCTTCAGGCTGCCGTCGGCCTGCTGTTCGACTCTCAACCGAACACGCGTTCGCGCCTGTTCAAGTCCACGCAGTTGCTCGTCGGTATAGAGCGCGCTGTCACCAAGGCTCGAGGGTGTGAACAGCGCCACCAGGGTCACCAATGGCGTGATCACTGCGGTGGATATAACTGTGGGCAGTGCTTTGAAAGCTGAACCCGTCAACGCAAAACTGCCGAAGCCTGCCGGGATGGCCGTTGCGCCGATTTTCTTGAGAGGAACTGCGCCGTTTTCATCAGCCTCGCGAGCGCCCAGCAGGATCAGATCGCCGTAATCCTTCAGGCTGTCGGTCGGCACCATCCCCGAAGGACTCGAGTAATCGATAATCGAATCCGGCAATTTGCAGGACTTGGCAAATACGCAACCGGCACGCACGGGCTCGGCTTTTTTGGCCGCAACTTCACGGCTGCGCTCGAAAGCCTCCTGCCGCGCCAGCATGGCGTCGTAAGCGTTTTGTCTGGCGTCGCGCTCGGCCAGTTCAGTGGCCGTCATGTAGCGGTAGGTGACGTGATGCCCGTCGCCTTGCGGTGGGCTGGAAACCCGGGGAATGTCCTTGTTGCCAGCCACTGATCGTCCTTTCGTTCATCCGTCGACAGCCCCTCGCAAAGGGCTACGCAACGTTAACGAAGCAGGAAAATGGTGGCTGTAGGACGCGTCTCCATAGACGTGGAGATTATTCGCTGTGTAGCAGGAACGCAGGAAATTTGTGGTGAGGGAGCAAGCTCCCTCGCCACAGAGGTTATATCGGTTGGGAGTTCTTGCGACTCGCCGCCGCCGTCACCGCATAACCGATCAACGCCGCCAGAATCGAACCGGTCAGAATGCCCATTCGGTCCATTCCGACGTAATCGCTTACGCCCGGTTCAAAAGCCAGCGAGCCGACGAACAGGCTCATGGTGAAGCCGATGCCGCACAGGATCGCCACGCCCAGCACCTGGCCCCAATTCGCGCCTTGGGGCAGGGCAGCGATGCCGGCTTTCACGGCCAGCCAGGTCAGGCCGAACACACCGACAGTCTTGCCCAACAACAGGCCAATCGCGATGCCCATTGGCACATGGTGGGTGAAGCTTTCGACAGTGACGCCGCTCAGCGACAGGCCGGCGTTGGCGAAGGCGAACAGCGGCAGGATGCCGTAGGCCACCCACGGATGCAGCGCATGCTCGAGGGTCAGCAACGGCGACGGTTCGGCATTTTTCGTGCGCAGGGGGATGCAGAACGCCAGTGTCACACCGGCCAGCGTCGCATGGACGCCGCTTTTGAGTACACAGACCCACAGGATCAAACCGATGATCATGTACGGCCCGAGTTTGACTACACCCAACCGATTCATCGCCACCAGCGCCGCGATGCACGCCGCCGCCAGGCCCAGCGACAGGGTCGAGAGTTCGCCGGAGTAGAAGATCGCAATGATCACGATGGCGCCCAGGTCATCTATGATCGCCAGGGTCATCAGAAACAGTTTCAGCGACACTGGCACCCGCTTGCCCAGCAGGGCCAGCACGCCGAGGGCGAAGGCAATATCGGTCGCGGTCGGGATCGCCCAGCCGCTCAGCGCGGGCGGGTTGTCGCGGTTGAGAAACCAGTAGATCAGCGCCGGTATCAGCATGCCGCCGATGGCTGCCGCGCCGGGCAGGACGATCTGCGAAGGCTTGGACAACTGGCCGTCGAGCACCTCGCGCTTCACTTCCAGGCCAATCAGCAGGAAGAACATCGCCATCAAGCCGTCGTTGATCCACAGCAGCAGGGGTTTAGCGATTTTCAACGCTCCGATCTGCGCCACCACCGGAGTGTCGAGCAGGCCGGTGTACAGCCACGACAGTGGCGAGTTGTTGATAATCAGAGCCAGGATGGCCGCGGCGATCAATAACAGACCGCTGGCAGCTTCCAACTGAAAGAAACGCGTGAAAGTGCTACGCAGAGGCAAGGTCGCTCTCCATCGAAAGGTCAAAAGGTGGAACACCCTAACCCGTACTGTTAGTTGTTAAAACAAAAGTTATATTCTTTTTTGTTATATGGCGTTACAACGCAGCTTTCCCGAGGCCACGCTGAGCCTAGCAGTTGCCTGACATATTGAGACTCAGCTGTATCTGTGCGCGATTCGGGTTTTTTCCTAAGCTGATGGACGAGCCTTCAAAAGGAGGTCGATTTTCTGCCCGATTCAACGAGAACCCTCACCATGAGCGACAACCGACAGTGGGCCCGCGAAGCCATCCGCATCATCGAGGCGGACTTCCAGCGTAGCGCCGACACCCACCTGATCCCCTTGCCACTGCCGGGTTTTGCGGGCATCGAGCTGTATTTCAAGGATGAATCCAGCCATCCGACCGGCAGCCTCAAGCATCGCCTGGCCCGGTCGCTGTTTCTCTACGCGTTGTGTAACGGCTGGCTCAAACCCGGCGCGCCGGTGATCGAGGCGTCCAGCGGTTCGACGGCGATTTCCGAGGCGTATTTCGCGCGGATGCTCGGTTTGCCGTTCATTGCGGTGATGCCGGCGACCACCTCCAAGGAGAAGATCGCGCAAATTGCCTTCTACGGTGGCCAGAGCCATCTGGTGAAGGATCCGACGCAGATCTACGCCGAGTCCGAACGTCTGGCGCGCGAGCATGGCGGCCACTTCATCGATCAATTCACTTATGCCGAGCGCGCCACGGACTGGCGGGCGAACAACAACATCGCCGAATCGATCTTCCAGCAGATGCGCTACGAGAAACACCCGGAACCGAGCTGGCTGATTTCCAGCCCCGGCACCGGCGGCACCACTGCGACCCTCGGCCGCTATGTGCGCTATCGCCAGCACTGCACTCGCGTGTTGTGCGCCGACGCCGAGCGTTCGGTGTTCTTTGATTACTACCAGACTGGCGACGCCAGCCTGCGTCTGGACTGCGGCTCACGGATTGAAGGAATTGGCCGGCCTCGGGTGGAAGCGTCGTTTCTGCCCAAGGTGATCGATGCGATGGTCAAGGTGCCGGACGCCTTGTCGCTGGCCGCCATGCATTATCTGGCGCAGCGTCTGGGGCGGCATGTCGGCGGGTCGAGCGGCACCAATCTGATTGGCGCATTGATGGCGGCGCAGCAGATGAAAGCGGCGGGGGAGTCGGGGTCGATCGTGGCGATTTTGTGCGATGGCGGTGAGCGTTACGCTGACACCTATTACGACCAGGACTGGCTCAAGGCGCAGGGGTATGAGTTGAGTGGGTTGGTCGAAGCGGTGGCGGCGAGTGCCGAGCGGGGGGAGCCGCTGCCTGACTCTGTCCTGCGTGCAAACATCTGATCAAGAGCAGAGACCAATGTGGGAGCGAGCCTGCTCGCGAAGGCGTCATCTCATTCAACATCATCGTTGTCTGAAATACCGCTTTCGCGAGCAAGCTCGCTCCCACAGGGTTTTGTGTTGGGTCAGCTAATGCTGATCAGGCTTCGAGGCCGAGAATGTCGCGTGCTACAGCCTCGGCAATCCGAATCCCGTCCACGCCTGCCGACAGAATCCCGCCGGCATAACCCGCACCTTCGCCGGCCGGGAACAGGCCCTTGACGTTCATGCTCTGCAACGACTCGTTACGCGTGATGCGCAGCGG encodes:
- a CDS encoding OmpA family protein → MSSKKTLALALCVAMTGCAQTPKNDADGGSWWPFGSSDKVAAKEPAPAPAPLKPAATAPVAKTESSSHWYWPFGSSDDAAAKAEVKPEVKPAAKTPVAVAKTDANTGSKWWWPFGGKDQSTAKVVPMPDPKVTQAWLDDYEPRLRAAIKDSNLQLERRDNVLVVIAPVEGSFNPKRPAMLLPVTLSPFTNVAKILEADPKTAVLVLGHSDNTGAAPANVKLSQERAQSVAAIFRLSGLQRDRLMLRGMGGDAPRAANDSAEGRALNRRVELLVTPQNTMVALLSKYNMPAPAPTTMIAAQDVKPVAKPVTPAPAASKAAVPATKKAPAKKAAVPATKKAPAKKAAAKAPAKKAAAKAPAKTPAKKTAPAKAATTDKKVAATDTSKQ
- the pdxH gene encoding pyridoxamine 5'-phosphate oxidase, which produces MTQALADMRRDYTRDGLTEAQAPNEPFALFHQWFADAVKTEQAPVEANAMTLATVDTHGRPHCRILLLKGLDEQGFTFFTNYDSAKGQHLAANPFAAMTFFWPTLERQVRIEGRVVKVTPEESDAYFQVRPLGSRLGAWASPQSRVINGRGELEELLKATEQRFSDTQPHCPEHWGGYRLLPERIEFWQGRSSRLHDRLNYRLQGADWILERLAP
- a CDS encoding glycine zipper 2TM domain-containing protein, whose protein sequence is MRKSVLLVASFSTMAMLLTGCQSSLTGDSYSRDEARRVQTIRMGTIESLRPVKIEGTKTPIGGAAGAVVGGVGGSAIGGGKGSIVAAVIGAVAGGLIGSATEEGLTRTQGVEITVREDDGSMRAYVQQVQENEVFRVGERVRISTVGGTSRVSH
- a CDS encoding DUF7683 domain-containing protein, with protein sequence MTYGNFKLKHTVEAFNKRTARLAFEIPVPDGNIERLRIIMHWVNPEDEIFGYDLDQEQIKQLEALIGRAFYDSKYNFQMGCHGSA
- a CDS encoding DUF7683 domain-containing protein, which encodes MKHVIEVFDRKTEDLLLTVEIAAHHEEALKALMNWQHPEDEFDGSDLDEAQIKVLEDWTGEKLLDATHIVQLVCIE
- a CDS encoding colicin E3/pyocin S6 family cytotoxin; its protein translation is MAGNKDIPRVSSPPQGDGHHVTYRYMTATELAERDARQNAYDAMLARQEAFERSREVAAKKAEPVRAGCVFAKSCKLPDSIIDYSSPSGMVPTDSLKDYGDLILLGAREADENGAVPLKKIGATAIPAGFGSFALTGSAFKALPTVISTAVITPLVTLVALFTPSSLGDSALYTDEQLRGLEQARTRVRLRVEQQADGSLKGYGFYTGKNRDWEMVDVVQFKLRGSQFIADLGEGVELIWTPAVDGSDILGISALEAAPQAPHIWVYPPTKAADGILVNPVYPPEYRDFILVFPASSGIRPVYIVLNVPKDFKYHPAPVSLPAFPDVKPAPLKTSVRGGGKKRRRWKDASGKIYEWDSQHGKVEMYTKQGKHLGEYDPKTGKQTKPADSTRRVEK
- the nhaA gene encoding Na+/H+ antiporter NhaA, which produces MPLRSTFTRFFQLEAASGLLLIAAAILALIINNSPLSWLYTGLLDTPVVAQIGALKIAKPLLLWINDGLMAMFFLLIGLEVKREVLDGQLSKPSQIVLPGAAAIGGMLIPALIYWFLNRDNPPALSGWAIPTATDIAFALGVLALLGKRVPVSLKLFLMTLAIIDDLGAIVIIAIFYSGELSTLSLGLAAACIAALVAMNRLGVVKLGPYMIIGLILWVCVLKSGVHATLAGVTLAFCIPLRTKNAEPSPLLTLEHALHPWVAYGILPLFAFANAGLSLSGVTVESFTHHVPMGIAIGLLLGKTVGVFGLTWLAVKAGIAALPQGANWGQVLGVAILCGIGFTMSLFVGSLAFEPGVSDYVGMDRMGILTGSILAALIGYAVTAAASRKNSQPI
- a CDS encoding PLP-dependent cysteine synthase family protein, giving the protein MSDNRQWAREAIRIIEADFQRSADTHLIPLPLPGFAGIELYFKDESSHPTGSLKHRLARSLFLYALCNGWLKPGAPVIEASSGSTAISEAYFARMLGLPFIAVMPATTSKEKIAQIAFYGGQSHLVKDPTQIYAESERLAREHGGHFIDQFTYAERATDWRANNNIAESIFQQMRYEKHPEPSWLISSPGTGGTTATLGRYVRYRQHCTRVLCADAERSVFFDYYQTGDASLRLDCGSRIEGIGRPRVEASFLPKVIDAMVKVPDALSLAAMHYLAQRLGRHVGGSSGTNLIGALMAAQQMKAAGESGSIVAILCDGGERYADTYYDQDWLKAQGYELSGLVEAVAASAERGEPLPDSVLRANI